The nucleotide window ACCGTGATGAGGAAACTGCCCGCGCGCGACCGCGTCAATTGAGAGAACATGTGCTGGCGACGTGAGACACAGAACAACGGCATCGCCGACCGCACTAGGCGGCATCTGTGGCACAGTAGCATTGTGGTAATCGTAGCCGAACTCCCTACCGATCGTCGTAACAGCCTCTTGCACGGAGGCGGGATCGTAGAAGCCGGTATCAACTGCGCCAGGGTTGACTTCCGACACGAAGATGTTGTCCTTGGCCAGTTCAAGGGCGAGGCTTCGCACGGCGTTATGTAAACCTGCTTTTGCGCTAGCATGCGCGTACCCGTACGGGTATGGGCGTATTCCGCTCATGGAGTTGACTACCACCACGCGCGTCTCAGGCTGCTTCCTCCAACGTGCAATCAGGGCTTGGACAAGCAGGAGGAGGCTGCGTACAATCACATCAAACTCAGCTGTCGGGAGACCCGTGGGGAGGGCATCGACCGGTAAATACGGATTGTCGTCCGGGACGTGGTACGACCCGGCACTTAGACCTGCACATTGAACAAGGTCGATCTGTCTGTGTGCAGGAAGGGATTTCACGAGCGTCGACAC belongs to bacterium and includes:
- a CDS encoding SDR family oxidoreductase — encoded protein: LNTENAGPAEPLRVSPPEAVDYQRIQVSDTDLLDEQAVSTLVKSLPAHRQIDLVQCAGLSAGSYHVPDDNPYLPVDALPTGLPTAEFDVIVRSLLLLVQALIARWRKQPETRVVVVNSMSGIRPYPYGYAHASAKAGLHNAVRSLALELAKDNIFVSEVNPGAVDTGFYDPASVQEAVTTIGREFGYDYHNATVPQMPPSAVGDAVVLCLTSPAHVLSIDAVARGQFPHHGA